GGCCACTTCCTTCCGCAGCCGGTCGTTCTCCCTGGAAATCCCCACGAGGGCGACGTAATGGTCCCAGACGCCGAAGATGCCCTGCCGCAGGTAATCCACGCCGAGGAAGAGGGGGCGGAAAAGGGCGGTCCCGACGGTGCGGGCGCTCTCCGCCTTCTCGAGCGCCGCCGACGGGCGCACGAACAGCTGGATCGCCGAGGCGAGAAGCGCCAGGGTGACCAGGAGGCGCCACCATTTCCGGAAGAATGATCCCATAGACACCGTGGCGGCCGACCGCCCGCCGCGTTCCCGTTCCTAGTGCAGGGCCACCTGACGAAGGAGGTCGAGTTCGTCCAACGCCTTGCCGGACCCGAGCACGACGCAGGAGAGCGGGTCCTCCGCGACCGAGACGGGAAGCCCCGTCTCCTCCCGCAGCAGGTCGTCCAGGTTCCGCAACAGGGCGCCGCCGCCGGCGAGCACGATCCCCCGGTCGTAGATGTCCCCCGCGAGCTCCGGCGGGGTTTCCTCGAAAACGGCCTTGACGGCGTCCACGATGATGCGCACCGGCTCGGAGAGCGCTTCCCGGATCTCGTCCGAATGAAGGGTCAGCGCCTTCGGGACGCCGGAGACCATGTCGAGCCCCTTTACCTCCGTGGATTCCTGGAACCCCGGAAACGCGTTGCCGATGGCCACCTTGATGAATTCCGCGGTGGGCTCCCCGATCAGGAGGTTGTATTTCCGCTTCACATACTGGAGGATCGCCTCGTCCATCTTGTCGCCCGCCACCCGCACCGACATGCTCTTGACGATCCCGCCGAGGGAAATCACGGCGACCTCGGTCGTGCCCCCGCCGATGTCGACGATCATGTTGCCGGACGGCTCCGTGATGGGAAGCCCCGCGCCGATGGCGGCCGCGAGCGGCTCCTCGATGAGGTACACTTCCCGGGCTCCGGCGCTCTGGGCGGATTCCCGCACGGCCCGGCGCTCCACCTCGGTGCACCCGTAGGG
This window of the Thermodesulfobacteriota bacterium genome carries:
- a CDS encoding rod shape-determining protein, with amino-acid sequence MIFNRLLGLFSHDLAIDLGTATTLVYVKGEGIICSEPSAVAVHRDSRGTKKVLAVGIEAKRMIGRTPGNIVAIRPIKDGVIADFEVTEAMLRYFIRKAHKARTLVRPRIIICVPYGCTEVERRAVRESAQSAGAREVYLIEEPLAAAIGAGLPITEPSGNMIVDIGGGTTEVAVISLGGIVKSMSVRVAGDKMDEAILQYVKRKYNLLIGEPTAEFIKVAIGNAFPGFQESTEVKGLDMVSGVPKALTLHSDEIREALSEPVRIIVDAVKAVFEETPPELAGDIYDRGIVLAGGGALLRNLDDLLREETGLPVSVAEDPLSCVVLGSGKALDELDLLRQVALH